Proteins encoded in a region of the Chelonoidis abingdonii isolate Lonesome George chromosome 2, CheloAbing_2.0, whole genome shotgun sequence genome:
- the ARID5A gene encoding AT-rich interactive domain-containing protein 5A isoform X1, with product MIVWAFCFSMVSPSSPLATALSFKGKRKKKTTTMEAAGPGPVEEADAVQPGPEGSQSTVDPLDQVDSPALKPDTSPKEEQKRLVEEMGDEQASSREKEEEQAFLVNLYKFMKDRHTPIERVPHLGFKQINLWKIYKAVEKLGAYELVTGRRLWKNVYDELGGSPGSTSAATCTRRHYERLVLPYVRHLKGEDDKPLPPAKPRKQYKVSREPRGEQGNDAAEKSKRVKKEKSGDQVLPEKVKPDASAAPKRARETVTDGPEQSRPGDRAEGLPVSNTKDLGKSHLSLSCHSNCRAHGCSEAYKRLFSSFYFKGNHGIMSPLAKKKLLAQVSKAESLHCHERHLSHCPEGKKSRSAGLPCPSSELDSKRPSVIHQSKEGRSPVPGGDDANDPAQVCHPPNKGEGAPCPKGSLSPRGSQIFPRTEDGSSGHHLSPAPAFFTGHFHAYRSEVLKPVSCHPLRGPMEYFRGFKDFPESLSIYQQPGKDLQQANLPRKRQECTEDCVEQPEDLRSKASQALPSWSRDSQGPSAFYKSGSAGSRGSPFTSVKGCWIPPMASFAKTSPQLPKNGGLIQPIPQSQVGSPALGPRPRTKRSLEEEGFVHGKKLKAISPLIKGVEPKDKRGESPSLQPGLAKPQAMVPNPSFPAPLPSAAGQDSYKGTMLRFPVNFGTPADHLKGQSSPLIPSLSGNPFVIPAFPGHILAASTQSSDLCRPLAASLVHYPTSYDSSLRHRLYPVSTWHNQPTYASPHGTTFHRNNKL from the exons GACTCGCCAGCACTGAAGCCGGACACCAGCCCCAAAGAGGAGCAGAAGAGGCTGGTGGAGGAGATGGGGGATGAGCAGGCATCgagcagggagaaggaggaggagcaggcctTCCTGGTCAATCTCTACAAGTTTATGAAGGACCGTCACACCCCCATCGAGAGGGTGCCTCATCTTGGCTTCAAGCAGA TTAACCTGTGGAAGATCTACAAAGCTGTGGAGAAGCTGGGAGCATATGAGCTG GTCACAGGAAGACGCCTCTGGAAGAACGTGTATGATGAGCTGGGAGGCAGCCCAGGAAGTACCAGCGCGGCCACCTGCACCAGGAGGCACTACGAGAG GCTGGTCCTCCCATACGTGCGACACCTGAAGGGCGAGGAtgacaagcccctgccccccgccaAGCCCCGGAAGCAGTACAAGGTCTCCAGGGAGCCCCGTGGGGAGCAGGGCAATGACGCAGCCGAAAAGAGCAAGAGAGTCAAGAAGGAGAAAAGCGGAGACCAG GTTTTGCCTGAGAAAGTGAAGCCGGATGCCTCTGCCGCTCCCAAACGGGCCAGGGAGACTGTGACGGATGGCCCCGAGCAGAGCCGACCGGGAGACCGAGCTGAGGGGCTCCCCGTTTCGAACACCAAAGACTTGGGCAAGAGCCACCTGTCCTTGAGCTGCCACAGCAACTGCAGGGCCCACGGCTGCTCCGAGGCCTACAAACGGCTCTTCTCCAGCTTCTACTTCAAAGGGAACCATGGCATCATGTCTCCCTTGGCCAAGAAGAAGCTGCTGGCTCAAGTGAGCAAGGCGGAATCCCTGCACTGTCATGAGAGACACCTGAGCCATTGCCCCGAAGGCAAGAAATCCAGGTCTGcagggctcccctgccccagctcagagcttgACTCCAAGAGGCCATCAGTCATTCATCAGAGCAAAGAGGGAaggagccctgtgccaggggGGGATGATGCCAATGACCCAGCCCAAGTGTGTCACCCCCCTAATAAAGGGGAGGGGGCACCATGCCCAAAGGGATCTCTGAGCCCCAGAGGCAGCCAGATATTTCCGAGGACAGAGGACGGGAGTTCAGGGCAccacctctcccctgctcctgccttcttcACTGGCCACTTCCATGCGTACAGAAGTGAGGTTCTGAAACCCGTGAGCTGCCACCCCCTACGAGGCCCAATGGAGTATTTTCGTGGCTTCAAGGATTTCCCAGAGTCTCTCTCCATCTATCAGCAGCCAGGCAAGGACCTGCAGCAAGCCAACCTCCCTCGGAAGAGGCAGGAGTGTACAGAGGATTGTGTGGAGCAGCCAGAAGATCTGCGCAGCAAAGcgagccaggctctgccctccTGGAGCAGAGACAGCCAGGGACCCTCTGCCTTCTATAAAAGTggctctgcagggagcagaggcTCTCCCTTCACCAGTGTGAAAGGCTGCTGGATTCCACCCATGGCCAGCTTTGCCAAGACCAGTCCCCAGCTACCCAAGAATGGAGGGCTCATCCAGCCCATCCCACAGAGCCAGgtgggcagccctgccctgggccccaggccGAGGACCAAGCGCAGTCTGGAGGAGGAGGGTTTTGTTCATGGGAAGAAGCTAAAGGCCATTTCGCCTCTCATCAAGGGAGTGGAGCCAAAGGACAAGCGCGGCGAGTCGCCAAGCCTCCAGCCGGGCCTGGCCAAGCCCCAGGCTATGGTGCCAAATCCCAGCTTCCCAGCGCCACTCCCCTCCGCTGCAGGGCAGGACAGTTACAAGGGCACCATGCTGAGGTTCCCGGTGAACTTTGGCACCCCCGCGGACCATTTAAAGGGCCAGTCCTCTCCACTGATCCCTTCACTCTCTGGCAATCCATTTGTTATCCCTGCGTTTCCAGGCCACATATTAGCTGCCTCTACTCAATCCTCAGACCTCTGCCGGCCGCTGGCTGCCAGCCTAGTGCACTACCCTACATCTTACGACAGCTCGCTGCGGCACAGGCTATACCCTGTTTCGACATGGCACAATCAGCCGACATACGCCTCCCCCCACGGGACCACCTTCCACCGGAACAACAAGCTGTAG
- the ARID5A gene encoding AT-rich interactive domain-containing protein 5A isoform X3: protein MEAAGPGPVEEADAVQPGPEGSQSTVDPLDQVDSPALKPDTSPKEEQKRLVEEMGDEQASSREKEEEQAFLVNLYKFMKDRHTPIERVPHLGFKQINLWKIYKAVEKLGAYELVTGRRLWKNVYDELGGSPGSTSAATCTRRHYERLVLPYVRHLKGEDDKPLPPAKPRKQYKVSREPRGEQGNDAAEKSKRVKKEKSGDQVLPEKVKPDASAAPKRARETVTDGPEQSRPGDRAEGLPVSNTKDLGKSHLSLSCHSNCRAHGCSEAYKRLFSSFYFKGNHGIMSPLAKKKLLAQVSKAESLHCHERHLSHCPEGKKSRSAGLPCPSSELDSKRPSVIHQSKEGRSPVPGGDDANDPAQVCHPPNKGEGAPCPKGSLSPRGSQIFPRTEDGSSGHHLSPAPAFFTGHFHAYRSEVLKPVSCHPLRGPMEYFRGFKDFPESLSIYQQPGKDLQQANLPRKRQECTEDCVEQPEDLRSKASQALPSWSRDSQGPSAFYKSGSAGSRGSPFTSVKGCWIPPMASFAKTSPQLPKNGGLIQPIPQSQVGSPALGPRPRTKRSLEEEGFVHGKKLKAISPLIKGVEPKDKRGESPSLQPGLAKPQAMVPNPSFPAPLPSAAGQDSYKGTMLRFPVNFGTPADHLKGQSSPLIPSLSGNPFVIPAFPGHILAASTQSSDLCRPLAASLVHYPTSYDSSLRHRLYPVSTWHNQPTYASPHGTTFHRNNKL, encoded by the exons GACTCGCCAGCACTGAAGCCGGACACCAGCCCCAAAGAGGAGCAGAAGAGGCTGGTGGAGGAGATGGGGGATGAGCAGGCATCgagcagggagaaggaggaggagcaggcctTCCTGGTCAATCTCTACAAGTTTATGAAGGACCGTCACACCCCCATCGAGAGGGTGCCTCATCTTGGCTTCAAGCAGA TTAACCTGTGGAAGATCTACAAAGCTGTGGAGAAGCTGGGAGCATATGAGCTG GTCACAGGAAGACGCCTCTGGAAGAACGTGTATGATGAGCTGGGAGGCAGCCCAGGAAGTACCAGCGCGGCCACCTGCACCAGGAGGCACTACGAGAG GCTGGTCCTCCCATACGTGCGACACCTGAAGGGCGAGGAtgacaagcccctgccccccgccaAGCCCCGGAAGCAGTACAAGGTCTCCAGGGAGCCCCGTGGGGAGCAGGGCAATGACGCAGCCGAAAAGAGCAAGAGAGTCAAGAAGGAGAAAAGCGGAGACCAG GTTTTGCCTGAGAAAGTGAAGCCGGATGCCTCTGCCGCTCCCAAACGGGCCAGGGAGACTGTGACGGATGGCCCCGAGCAGAGCCGACCGGGAGACCGAGCTGAGGGGCTCCCCGTTTCGAACACCAAAGACTTGGGCAAGAGCCACCTGTCCTTGAGCTGCCACAGCAACTGCAGGGCCCACGGCTGCTCCGAGGCCTACAAACGGCTCTTCTCCAGCTTCTACTTCAAAGGGAACCATGGCATCATGTCTCCCTTGGCCAAGAAGAAGCTGCTGGCTCAAGTGAGCAAGGCGGAATCCCTGCACTGTCATGAGAGACACCTGAGCCATTGCCCCGAAGGCAAGAAATCCAGGTCTGcagggctcccctgccccagctcagagcttgACTCCAAGAGGCCATCAGTCATTCATCAGAGCAAAGAGGGAaggagccctgtgccaggggGGGATGATGCCAATGACCCAGCCCAAGTGTGTCACCCCCCTAATAAAGGGGAGGGGGCACCATGCCCAAAGGGATCTCTGAGCCCCAGAGGCAGCCAGATATTTCCGAGGACAGAGGACGGGAGTTCAGGGCAccacctctcccctgctcctgccttcttcACTGGCCACTTCCATGCGTACAGAAGTGAGGTTCTGAAACCCGTGAGCTGCCACCCCCTACGAGGCCCAATGGAGTATTTTCGTGGCTTCAAGGATTTCCCAGAGTCTCTCTCCATCTATCAGCAGCCAGGCAAGGACCTGCAGCAAGCCAACCTCCCTCGGAAGAGGCAGGAGTGTACAGAGGATTGTGTGGAGCAGCCAGAAGATCTGCGCAGCAAAGcgagccaggctctgccctccTGGAGCAGAGACAGCCAGGGACCCTCTGCCTTCTATAAAAGTggctctgcagggagcagaggcTCTCCCTTCACCAGTGTGAAAGGCTGCTGGATTCCACCCATGGCCAGCTTTGCCAAGACCAGTCCCCAGCTACCCAAGAATGGAGGGCTCATCCAGCCCATCCCACAGAGCCAGgtgggcagccctgccctgggccccaggccGAGGACCAAGCGCAGTCTGGAGGAGGAGGGTTTTGTTCATGGGAAGAAGCTAAAGGCCATTTCGCCTCTCATCAAGGGAGTGGAGCCAAAGGACAAGCGCGGCGAGTCGCCAAGCCTCCAGCCGGGCCTGGCCAAGCCCCAGGCTATGGTGCCAAATCCCAGCTTCCCAGCGCCACTCCCCTCCGCTGCAGGGCAGGACAGTTACAAGGGCACCATGCTGAGGTTCCCGGTGAACTTTGGCACCCCCGCGGACCATTTAAAGGGCCAGTCCTCTCCACTGATCCCTTCACTCTCTGGCAATCCATTTGTTATCCCTGCGTTTCCAGGCCACATATTAGCTGCCTCTACTCAATCCTCAGACCTCTGCCGGCCGCTGGCTGCCAGCCTAGTGCACTACCCTACATCTTACGACAGCTCGCTGCGGCACAGGCTATACCCTGTTTCGACATGGCACAATCAGCCGACATACGCCTCCCCCCACGGGACCACCTTCCACCGGAACAACAAGCTGTAG
- the ARID5A gene encoding AT-rich interactive domain-containing protein 5A isoform X2, whose product MLLIRALASAEVQTLSFKGKRKKKTTTMEAAGPGPVEEADAVQPGPEGSQSTVDPLDQVDSPALKPDTSPKEEQKRLVEEMGDEQASSREKEEEQAFLVNLYKFMKDRHTPIERVPHLGFKQINLWKIYKAVEKLGAYELVTGRRLWKNVYDELGGSPGSTSAATCTRRHYERLVLPYVRHLKGEDDKPLPPAKPRKQYKVSREPRGEQGNDAAEKSKRVKKEKSGDQVLPEKVKPDASAAPKRARETVTDGPEQSRPGDRAEGLPVSNTKDLGKSHLSLSCHSNCRAHGCSEAYKRLFSSFYFKGNHGIMSPLAKKKLLAQVSKAESLHCHERHLSHCPEGKKSRSAGLPCPSSELDSKRPSVIHQSKEGRSPVPGGDDANDPAQVCHPPNKGEGAPCPKGSLSPRGSQIFPRTEDGSSGHHLSPAPAFFTGHFHAYRSEVLKPVSCHPLRGPMEYFRGFKDFPESLSIYQQPGKDLQQANLPRKRQECTEDCVEQPEDLRSKASQALPSWSRDSQGPSAFYKSGSAGSRGSPFTSVKGCWIPPMASFAKTSPQLPKNGGLIQPIPQSQVGSPALGPRPRTKRSLEEEGFVHGKKLKAISPLIKGVEPKDKRGESPSLQPGLAKPQAMVPNPSFPAPLPSAAGQDSYKGTMLRFPVNFGTPADHLKGQSSPLIPSLSGNPFVIPAFPGHILAASTQSSDLCRPLAASLVHYPTSYDSSLRHRLYPVSTWHNQPTYASPHGTTFHRNNKL is encoded by the exons GACTCGCCAGCACTGAAGCCGGACACCAGCCCCAAAGAGGAGCAGAAGAGGCTGGTGGAGGAGATGGGGGATGAGCAGGCATCgagcagggagaaggaggaggagcaggcctTCCTGGTCAATCTCTACAAGTTTATGAAGGACCGTCACACCCCCATCGAGAGGGTGCCTCATCTTGGCTTCAAGCAGA TTAACCTGTGGAAGATCTACAAAGCTGTGGAGAAGCTGGGAGCATATGAGCTG GTCACAGGAAGACGCCTCTGGAAGAACGTGTATGATGAGCTGGGAGGCAGCCCAGGAAGTACCAGCGCGGCCACCTGCACCAGGAGGCACTACGAGAG GCTGGTCCTCCCATACGTGCGACACCTGAAGGGCGAGGAtgacaagcccctgccccccgccaAGCCCCGGAAGCAGTACAAGGTCTCCAGGGAGCCCCGTGGGGAGCAGGGCAATGACGCAGCCGAAAAGAGCAAGAGAGTCAAGAAGGAGAAAAGCGGAGACCAG GTTTTGCCTGAGAAAGTGAAGCCGGATGCCTCTGCCGCTCCCAAACGGGCCAGGGAGACTGTGACGGATGGCCCCGAGCAGAGCCGACCGGGAGACCGAGCTGAGGGGCTCCCCGTTTCGAACACCAAAGACTTGGGCAAGAGCCACCTGTCCTTGAGCTGCCACAGCAACTGCAGGGCCCACGGCTGCTCCGAGGCCTACAAACGGCTCTTCTCCAGCTTCTACTTCAAAGGGAACCATGGCATCATGTCTCCCTTGGCCAAGAAGAAGCTGCTGGCTCAAGTGAGCAAGGCGGAATCCCTGCACTGTCATGAGAGACACCTGAGCCATTGCCCCGAAGGCAAGAAATCCAGGTCTGcagggctcccctgccccagctcagagcttgACTCCAAGAGGCCATCAGTCATTCATCAGAGCAAAGAGGGAaggagccctgtgccaggggGGGATGATGCCAATGACCCAGCCCAAGTGTGTCACCCCCCTAATAAAGGGGAGGGGGCACCATGCCCAAAGGGATCTCTGAGCCCCAGAGGCAGCCAGATATTTCCGAGGACAGAGGACGGGAGTTCAGGGCAccacctctcccctgctcctgccttcttcACTGGCCACTTCCATGCGTACAGAAGTGAGGTTCTGAAACCCGTGAGCTGCCACCCCCTACGAGGCCCAATGGAGTATTTTCGTGGCTTCAAGGATTTCCCAGAGTCTCTCTCCATCTATCAGCAGCCAGGCAAGGACCTGCAGCAAGCCAACCTCCCTCGGAAGAGGCAGGAGTGTACAGAGGATTGTGTGGAGCAGCCAGAAGATCTGCGCAGCAAAGcgagccaggctctgccctccTGGAGCAGAGACAGCCAGGGACCCTCTGCCTTCTATAAAAGTggctctgcagggagcagaggcTCTCCCTTCACCAGTGTGAAAGGCTGCTGGATTCCACCCATGGCCAGCTTTGCCAAGACCAGTCCCCAGCTACCCAAGAATGGAGGGCTCATCCAGCCCATCCCACAGAGCCAGgtgggcagccctgccctgggccccaggccGAGGACCAAGCGCAGTCTGGAGGAGGAGGGTTTTGTTCATGGGAAGAAGCTAAAGGCCATTTCGCCTCTCATCAAGGGAGTGGAGCCAAAGGACAAGCGCGGCGAGTCGCCAAGCCTCCAGCCGGGCCTGGCCAAGCCCCAGGCTATGGTGCCAAATCCCAGCTTCCCAGCGCCACTCCCCTCCGCTGCAGGGCAGGACAGTTACAAGGGCACCATGCTGAGGTTCCCGGTGAACTTTGGCACCCCCGCGGACCATTTAAAGGGCCAGTCCTCTCCACTGATCCCTTCACTCTCTGGCAATCCATTTGTTATCCCTGCGTTTCCAGGCCACATATTAGCTGCCTCTACTCAATCCTCAGACCTCTGCCGGCCGCTGGCTGCCAGCCTAGTGCACTACCCTACATCTTACGACAGCTCGCTGCGGCACAGGCTATACCCTGTTTCGACATGGCACAATCAGCCGACATACGCCTCCCCCCACGGGACCACCTTCCACCGGAACAACAAGCTGTAG